In one window of Hevea brasiliensis isolate MT/VB/25A 57/8 chromosome 10, ASM3005281v1, whole genome shotgun sequence DNA:
- the LOC110660200 gene encoding putative ABC transporter C family member 15 isoform X2, which produces MVSAFGFNFSDWMRTEMKWDFWAGDKMDLSIDIANVAFSIWLLAWFLIEIWKRRRGGSGVRREESTLFTKITVLCNFLISILNLGFGFLEYWDLRAVFSSMTWILATLVAFYSEQTTLREGNRWPAVLILWWVVSCICRSLSVSIYLITHFSSIELPNLLPETNIVDFISLPLSILLCFNALTFAFNCNTKIQSGLEHPLLQEEHKSELKDSASYTKAGICSQLTFQWLNPLFRKGRIQKLEFSHIPSVPQSETAKHASSLLEESLGKRKTETSNLPKAIAYAIWKSLTINGVFAGVNTIASYMGPLLITSFVNFLSEKHEDSSYLYGLFLAFIFFISKTIESLTQRQWYFGAQRIGIRVRAALTVLVYKKCLSVKFVGPSAGKIINMINVDVERIGDFCWNIHGVWLLPLQVFLALVILYRNLGAAPSFAALSSTILIMVSNTPLANKQEKLHTRIMEAKDSRIKATSETLKSMRVLKLYSWESAFLKKLRKLRDAEREWLKRYLYTSSFIAFLFWASPTLVSVITFGVCILLKTPLTTGSVLSALATFRILQEPIYNLPELISMIAQTKVSVDRIQEFLKEDDQRKQIPCNISQASDISIEIEIGEYAWETNYQNSRKPTIKITEKMKIKKGYKVAVCGSVGSGKSSLLCSILGEIPRISGAGIKVYGAKAYVPQSAWIQTGTVRENVLFGKDMDKAFYEEVLEVCALNQDIGTWVDRDLIVVGERGINLSGGQKQRIQLARAVYSNSDVYILDDPFSAVDAHTGTHLFKKCFMQLLSQKTVIYATHQLEFLDAADLVLVMKDGVIVQSGKYEDLIADTTGELVTQMAAHKKSIKQVNPAPEYDVLTSGPSQLNQNEVIEETFEEPISNRRISERNQEELTETGRVKWSVYSTFVTSAYKGALVPVILLCQVLFQGLQIGSNYWIAWASEDRHKITREQLIEIFILLSGGSSIFILGRTVLLANIAVETAQRLFQGMIESVFRAPISFFDSTPSSRILNRSSTDQSTVDTDIPYRLAGLAFALIQLLSIIILMSHVAWQVFLLFLVIIGISIGYQAYYISTARELARMVGIRKAPILHHFSESIAGAATIHCFNQEDRFLMRNLSLIDDYSRIVFHNTGSMEWLCIRINFLFNLVFFLALIILVSLPRSAIDPSLAGLAATYGLNLNVLQAWVIWNLCNVENKMISVERILQFTDIPSEAPLEIEDSKPKPDWPMDGRIELVSLCVQYSPVLPMVLKSITCTFPGGKKIGVVGRTGSGKSTLIQALFRVIEPSGGKILIDGLDISKIGLRDLRSRLGIIPQDPTLFQGTVRNNLDPLQEHSDHEIWEVLNKCRLADIVKQDQRLLEAPVAEDGENWSVGQRQLVCLARVLLKKRRILVLDEATASIDTATDNIIQGTIREETSRCTVITVAHRIPTVIDNDLVLVLDEGKVVEYDSPEQLRKDNSSSFSKLVAEFSRRSSTRNQHRNYLDRRRY; this is translated from the exons ATGGTTTCAGCTTTTGGCTTCAATTTTTCTGATTGGATGAGAACTGAGATGAAGTGGGATTTTTGGGCAGGAGATAAAATGGATCTCTCCATAGATATTGCCAATGTAGCTTTTTCGATATGGTTATTGGCATGGTTTTTGATAGAAATCTGGAAACGAAGGAGAGGTGGTAGTGGCGTGCGCAGGGAAGAATCAACCCTGTTTACCAAAATCACTGTTCTTTGTAATTTCTTAATTTCCATCTTGAATCTTGGTTTTGGGTTTCTTGAGTATTGGGATTTAAGAGCCGTTTTCTCGTCTATGACTTGGATTTTAGCTACATTGGTTGCATTCTATTCTGAACAAACAACTCTTAGAGAAGGCAACAGATGGCCCGCAGTCCTCATTCTTTGGTGGGTAGTTTCCTGCATTTGCCGTTCACTTTCTGTCTCAATTTACTTGATTACCCATTTCAGTTCCATAGAATTGCCCAATCTCTTGCCTGAAACTAACATTGTTGATTTCATTTCCTTACCATTATCAATACTGCTTTGCTTCAATGCTTTAACTTTCGCATTCAATTGTAATACCAAGATACAAAGTGGTCTTGAACACCCTTTACTTCAAGAAGAACACAAGAGCGAGTTAAAAGATTCAGCTAGTTATACCAAGGCTGGAATTTGCAGCCAACTCACCTTCCAATGGCTAAATCCACTATTTAGAAAGGGGAGAATCCAAAAACTAGAATTTTCTCACATTCCTTCAGTTCCTCAATCTGAAACAGCAAAGCATGCTTCCTCATTGCTTGAAGAATCACTTGGGAAAAGGAAAACTGAAACTTCTAACTTGCCTAAGGCCATTGCTTATGCCATATGGAAATCCTTGACCATAAATGGTGTTTTTGCAG GAGTTAATACAATTGCCTCCTACATGGGTCCCCTTCTGATCACCAGctttgtgaatttcttgtctGAGAAACATGAGGATTCAAGCTACCTCTATGGGTTATTTCTTGCTTTTATCTTCTTTATCTCGAAGACAATTGAATCACTAACTCAACGACAGTGGTATTTCGGTGCTCAACGTATTGGCATACGAGTAAGGGCAGCTCTTACGGTACTGGTCTACAAGAAATGTCTATCTGTCAAATTTGTAGGTCCAAGCGCTGGTAAAATCATAAATATGATCAACGTGGATGTGGAAAGGATAGGGGATTTCTGCTGGAACATTCATGGAGTATGGTTGCTACCACTTCAGGTCTTCCTAGCCCTTGTTATTTTGTATAGGAATCTGGGTGCTGCCCCCTCATTTGCTGCTCTTTCTTCCACAATTTTGATTATGGTGAGCAATACACCATTGGCCAATAAGCAAGAAAAGCTGCACACCAGGATCATGGAAGCTAAGGACTCAAGAATTAAAGCAACTTCAGAGACTCTCAAGAGCATGAGAGTCTTGAAACTGTATTCATGGGAATCTGCATTTTTGAAGAAGCTTCGTAAACTCAGAGATGCCGAGAGAGAATGGCTGAAAAGATATCTCTATACAAGCTCATTCATAGCCTTTCTCTTTTGGGCTTCACCAACTCTAGTCTCTGTCATTACCTTTGGAGTCTGCATTCTACTAAAAACACCATTAACAACAGGTTCAGTCCTCTCAGCGTTAGCCACATTCCGAATTCTGCAAGAACCCATCTACAACCTGCCTGAGCTCATTTCCATGATTGCTCAAACTAAGGTCTCAGTTGATCGCATCCAAGAGTTCTTAAAAGAAGATGATCAGAGAAAGCAAATACCTTGTAACATCTCACAAGCATCTGACATctcaattgaaattgaaattggaGAATATGCTTGGGAAACAAATTATCAGAACTCAAGGAAACCTACTATTAAAATTAcggagaaaatgaaaataaagaagGGTTACAAAGTTGCAGTGTGTGGATCAGTTGGGTCTGGCAAATCAAGCCTACTCTGCAGTATACTTGGCGAGATCCCCAGAATTTCTGGAGCAGGAATTAAGGTGTATGGAGCAAAGGCTTATGTTCCCCAAAGTGCTTGGATTCAAACAGGAACAGTGAGAGAAAATGTGTTGTTTGGCAAGGATATGGATAAGGCTTTCTACGAGGAAGTTCTGGAAGTATGTGCTTTGAACCAGGATATTGGGACATGGGTGGACAGAGATTTGATTGTGGTGGGAGAGAGAGGGATAAACTTGAGTGGAGGACAAAAGCAGAGAATTCAACTTGCAAGGGCTGTTTATAGTAATTCAGATGTTTATATCCTGGATGACCCTTTTAGTGCTGTTGATGCACATACTGGAACACATCTGTTCAAG AAATGTTTCATGCAATTATTGTCTCAGAAAACTGTCATATATGCTACCCATCAACTGGAATTTTTAGATGCTGCTGACCTTGTTCTG GTGATGAAAGATGGTGTGATTGTCCAGTCAGGAAAATATGAAGATTTAATTGCAGATACAACTGGGGAACTTGTTACACAAATGGCTGCTCATAAAAAGTCTATAAAGCAAGTAAACCCAGCCCCAGAATATGATGTCTTAACCAGTGGACCCTCTCAGTTAAATCAAAATGAAGTCATAGAAGAGACATTTGAAGAACCTATCAGTAACAGGAGAATTTCAGAGAGAAATCAAGAAGAATTAACAGAAACTGGTAGAGTGAAATGGAGTGTTTACTCAACTTTTGTTACTTCAGCTTATAAAGGTGCACTTGTTCCAGTCATTCTTCTATGTCAAGTCCTCTTCCAGGGACTCCAGATAGGAAGCAATTATTGGATTGCTTGGGCATCAGAGGACAGACACAAGATAACCAGAGAGCAGTTGATTGAGATATTCATTTTGTTGTCTGGTGGAAGCTCTATCTTTATATTAGGGAGAACAGTTTTGCTGGCAAACATTGCTGTTGAGACTGCTCAACGACTCTTCCAAGGAATGATCGAATCAGTTTTTAGAGCACCTATTTCATTCTTCGATTCAACTCCTTCAAGTAGAATTCTCAACAGG TCCTCTACAGATCAAAGCACAGTGGACACAGACATTCCCTACAGATTAGCTGGATTGGCATTTGCACTAATTCAACTTTTAAGTATAATTATCCTTATGTCTCATGTCGCTTGGCAGGTCTTCCTTCTCTTTCTTGTCATTATCGGAATCTCCATCGGCTATCAG GCCTATTACATTTCCACTGCTAGAGAATTAGCCAGGATGGTTGGAATCAGGAAGGCTCCTATCTTGCATCACTTTTCAGAATCTATTGCAGGGGCAGCAACTATTCATTGTTTCAATCAGGAAGATCGCTTTTTGATGAGAAACCTTAGCctcattgatgattattctcgcaTAGTCTTCCACAACACAGGCTCAATGGAATGGCTATGCATTAGAATAAACTTTCTTTTCAACCTCGTTTTCTTCCTTGCTCTGATCATCTTGGTGAGCCTTCCCAGGTCAGCTATTGATCCCA GCTTGGCAGGGCTGGCAGCTACCTATGGTCTGAACCTGAATGTTCTTCAGGCTTGGGTTATATGGAACCTATGCAATGTTGAGAACAAAATGATATCAGTTGAAAGAATTCTTCAATTTACTGACATACCCAGTGAAGCTCCCTTAGAGATTGAAGATAGTAAGCCAAAGCCTGATTGGCCAATGGATGGAAGAATTGAATTAGTGAGCCTTTGTGTCCAATACAGTCCTGTTCTCCCTATGGTTCTCAAATCTATAACTTGCACTTTCCCAGGGGGGAAGAAAATTGGTGTTGTGGGCAGAACAGGGAGTGGAAAGTCTACTTTGATTCAAGCTCTTTTTAGGGTGATTGAGCCCTCTGGAGGAAAGATTCTTATTGATGGACTGGATATTTCCAAGATAGGTTTGCGAGATTTGAGGTCTAGGCTAGGTATAATTCCTCAAGACCCCACATTGTTTCAAGGAACTGTGAGGAATAATCTGGATCCTTTGCAAGAACACTCAGATCATGAAATCTGGGAG GTTCTCAACAAGTGCCGCCTTGCTGATATAGTGAAGCAGGATCAAAGGCTTCTCGAAGCACCAG TTGCTGAAGATGGTGAAAACTGGAGTGTCGGGCAGAGGCAGCTTGTTTGTCTGGCTAGAGTGCTTCTAAAGAAGAGAAGAATTTTGGTATTGGATGAGGCCACGGCTTCCATTGATACAGCAACAGACAATATCATTCAGGGGACGATAAGAGAAGAAACAAGTAGATGCACAGTCATCACAGTGGCGCATCGAATACCTACTGTCATTGACAATGACTTGGTTTTGGTTCTTGATGAAG GGAAGGTGGTAGAGTATGACTCCCCTGAGCAGTTGCGCAAGGACAATTCTTCTTCATTTTCGAAGTTGGTTGCAGAATTCTCAAGGAGATCATCAACAAGAAACCAACATAGAAATTATCTTGACCGGAGAAGATATTAA
- the LOC110660200 gene encoding putative ABC transporter C family member 15 isoform X1 → MVSAFGFNFSDWMRTEMKWDFWAGDKMDLSIDIANVAFSIWLLAWFLIEIWKRRRGGSGVRREESTLFTKITVLCNFLISILNLGFGFLEYWDLRAVFSSMTWILATLVAFYSEQTTLREGNRWPAVLILWWVVSCICRSLSVSIYLITHFSSIELPNLLPETNIVDFISLPLSILLCFNALTFAFNCNTKIQSGLEHPLLQEEHKSELKDSASYTKAGICSQLTFQWLNPLFRKGRIQKLEFSHIPSVPQSETAKHASSLLEESLGKRKTETSNLPKAIAYAIWKSLTINGVFAGVNTIASYMGPLLITSFVNFLSEKHEDSSYLYGLFLAFIFFISKTIESLTQRQWYFGAQRIGIRVRAALTVLVYKKCLSVKFVGPSAGKIINMINVDVERIGDFCWNIHGVWLLPLQVFLALVILYRNLGAAPSFAALSSTILIMVSNTPLANKQEKLHTRIMEAKDSRIKATSETLKSMRVLKLYSWESAFLKKLRKLRDAEREWLKRYLYTSSFIAFLFWASPTLVSVITFGVCILLKTPLTTGSVLSALATFRILQEPIYNLPELISMIAQTKVSVDRIQEFLKEDDQRKQIPCNISQASDISIEIEIGEYAWETNYQNSRKPTIKITEKMKIKKGYKVAVCGSVGSGKSSLLCSILGEIPRISGAGIKVYGAKAYVPQSAWIQTGTVRENVLFGKDMDKAFYEEVLEVCALNQDIGTWVDRDLIVVGERGINLSGGQKQRIQLARAVYSNSDVYILDDPFSAVDAHTGTHLFKKCFMQLLSQKTVIYATHQLEFLDAADLVLLTNAYLQVMKDGVIVQSGKYEDLIADTTGELVTQMAAHKKSIKQVNPAPEYDVLTSGPSQLNQNEVIEETFEEPISNRRISERNQEELTETGRVKWSVYSTFVTSAYKGALVPVILLCQVLFQGLQIGSNYWIAWASEDRHKITREQLIEIFILLSGGSSIFILGRTVLLANIAVETAQRLFQGMIESVFRAPISFFDSTPSSRILNRSSTDQSTVDTDIPYRLAGLAFALIQLLSIIILMSHVAWQVFLLFLVIIGISIGYQAYYISTARELARMVGIRKAPILHHFSESIAGAATIHCFNQEDRFLMRNLSLIDDYSRIVFHNTGSMEWLCIRINFLFNLVFFLALIILVSLPRSAIDPSLAGLAATYGLNLNVLQAWVIWNLCNVENKMISVERILQFTDIPSEAPLEIEDSKPKPDWPMDGRIELVSLCVQYSPVLPMVLKSITCTFPGGKKIGVVGRTGSGKSTLIQALFRVIEPSGGKILIDGLDISKIGLRDLRSRLGIIPQDPTLFQGTVRNNLDPLQEHSDHEIWEVLNKCRLADIVKQDQRLLEAPVAEDGENWSVGQRQLVCLARVLLKKRRILVLDEATASIDTATDNIIQGTIREETSRCTVITVAHRIPTVIDNDLVLVLDEGKVVEYDSPEQLRKDNSSSFSKLVAEFSRRSSTRNQHRNYLDRRRY, encoded by the exons ATGGTTTCAGCTTTTGGCTTCAATTTTTCTGATTGGATGAGAACTGAGATGAAGTGGGATTTTTGGGCAGGAGATAAAATGGATCTCTCCATAGATATTGCCAATGTAGCTTTTTCGATATGGTTATTGGCATGGTTTTTGATAGAAATCTGGAAACGAAGGAGAGGTGGTAGTGGCGTGCGCAGGGAAGAATCAACCCTGTTTACCAAAATCACTGTTCTTTGTAATTTCTTAATTTCCATCTTGAATCTTGGTTTTGGGTTTCTTGAGTATTGGGATTTAAGAGCCGTTTTCTCGTCTATGACTTGGATTTTAGCTACATTGGTTGCATTCTATTCTGAACAAACAACTCTTAGAGAAGGCAACAGATGGCCCGCAGTCCTCATTCTTTGGTGGGTAGTTTCCTGCATTTGCCGTTCACTTTCTGTCTCAATTTACTTGATTACCCATTTCAGTTCCATAGAATTGCCCAATCTCTTGCCTGAAACTAACATTGTTGATTTCATTTCCTTACCATTATCAATACTGCTTTGCTTCAATGCTTTAACTTTCGCATTCAATTGTAATACCAAGATACAAAGTGGTCTTGAACACCCTTTACTTCAAGAAGAACACAAGAGCGAGTTAAAAGATTCAGCTAGTTATACCAAGGCTGGAATTTGCAGCCAACTCACCTTCCAATGGCTAAATCCACTATTTAGAAAGGGGAGAATCCAAAAACTAGAATTTTCTCACATTCCTTCAGTTCCTCAATCTGAAACAGCAAAGCATGCTTCCTCATTGCTTGAAGAATCACTTGGGAAAAGGAAAACTGAAACTTCTAACTTGCCTAAGGCCATTGCTTATGCCATATGGAAATCCTTGACCATAAATGGTGTTTTTGCAG GAGTTAATACAATTGCCTCCTACATGGGTCCCCTTCTGATCACCAGctttgtgaatttcttgtctGAGAAACATGAGGATTCAAGCTACCTCTATGGGTTATTTCTTGCTTTTATCTTCTTTATCTCGAAGACAATTGAATCACTAACTCAACGACAGTGGTATTTCGGTGCTCAACGTATTGGCATACGAGTAAGGGCAGCTCTTACGGTACTGGTCTACAAGAAATGTCTATCTGTCAAATTTGTAGGTCCAAGCGCTGGTAAAATCATAAATATGATCAACGTGGATGTGGAAAGGATAGGGGATTTCTGCTGGAACATTCATGGAGTATGGTTGCTACCACTTCAGGTCTTCCTAGCCCTTGTTATTTTGTATAGGAATCTGGGTGCTGCCCCCTCATTTGCTGCTCTTTCTTCCACAATTTTGATTATGGTGAGCAATACACCATTGGCCAATAAGCAAGAAAAGCTGCACACCAGGATCATGGAAGCTAAGGACTCAAGAATTAAAGCAACTTCAGAGACTCTCAAGAGCATGAGAGTCTTGAAACTGTATTCATGGGAATCTGCATTTTTGAAGAAGCTTCGTAAACTCAGAGATGCCGAGAGAGAATGGCTGAAAAGATATCTCTATACAAGCTCATTCATAGCCTTTCTCTTTTGGGCTTCACCAACTCTAGTCTCTGTCATTACCTTTGGAGTCTGCATTCTACTAAAAACACCATTAACAACAGGTTCAGTCCTCTCAGCGTTAGCCACATTCCGAATTCTGCAAGAACCCATCTACAACCTGCCTGAGCTCATTTCCATGATTGCTCAAACTAAGGTCTCAGTTGATCGCATCCAAGAGTTCTTAAAAGAAGATGATCAGAGAAAGCAAATACCTTGTAACATCTCACAAGCATCTGACATctcaattgaaattgaaattggaGAATATGCTTGGGAAACAAATTATCAGAACTCAAGGAAACCTACTATTAAAATTAcggagaaaatgaaaataaagaagGGTTACAAAGTTGCAGTGTGTGGATCAGTTGGGTCTGGCAAATCAAGCCTACTCTGCAGTATACTTGGCGAGATCCCCAGAATTTCTGGAGCAGGAATTAAGGTGTATGGAGCAAAGGCTTATGTTCCCCAAAGTGCTTGGATTCAAACAGGAACAGTGAGAGAAAATGTGTTGTTTGGCAAGGATATGGATAAGGCTTTCTACGAGGAAGTTCTGGAAGTATGTGCTTTGAACCAGGATATTGGGACATGGGTGGACAGAGATTTGATTGTGGTGGGAGAGAGAGGGATAAACTTGAGTGGAGGACAAAAGCAGAGAATTCAACTTGCAAGGGCTGTTTATAGTAATTCAGATGTTTATATCCTGGATGACCCTTTTAGTGCTGTTGATGCACATACTGGAACACATCTGTTCAAG AAATGTTTCATGCAATTATTGTCTCAGAAAACTGTCATATATGCTACCCATCAACTGGAATTTTTAGATGCTGCTGACCTTGTTCTG CTCACGAATGCATACTTACAGGTGATGAAAGATGGTGTGATTGTCCAGTCAGGAAAATATGAAGATTTAATTGCAGATACAACTGGGGAACTTGTTACACAAATGGCTGCTCATAAAAAGTCTATAAAGCAAGTAAACCCAGCCCCAGAATATGATGTCTTAACCAGTGGACCCTCTCAGTTAAATCAAAATGAAGTCATAGAAGAGACATTTGAAGAACCTATCAGTAACAGGAGAATTTCAGAGAGAAATCAAGAAGAATTAACAGAAACTGGTAGAGTGAAATGGAGTGTTTACTCAACTTTTGTTACTTCAGCTTATAAAGGTGCACTTGTTCCAGTCATTCTTCTATGTCAAGTCCTCTTCCAGGGACTCCAGATAGGAAGCAATTATTGGATTGCTTGGGCATCAGAGGACAGACACAAGATAACCAGAGAGCAGTTGATTGAGATATTCATTTTGTTGTCTGGTGGAAGCTCTATCTTTATATTAGGGAGAACAGTTTTGCTGGCAAACATTGCTGTTGAGACTGCTCAACGACTCTTCCAAGGAATGATCGAATCAGTTTTTAGAGCACCTATTTCATTCTTCGATTCAACTCCTTCAAGTAGAATTCTCAACAGG TCCTCTACAGATCAAAGCACAGTGGACACAGACATTCCCTACAGATTAGCTGGATTGGCATTTGCACTAATTCAACTTTTAAGTATAATTATCCTTATGTCTCATGTCGCTTGGCAGGTCTTCCTTCTCTTTCTTGTCATTATCGGAATCTCCATCGGCTATCAG GCCTATTACATTTCCACTGCTAGAGAATTAGCCAGGATGGTTGGAATCAGGAAGGCTCCTATCTTGCATCACTTTTCAGAATCTATTGCAGGGGCAGCAACTATTCATTGTTTCAATCAGGAAGATCGCTTTTTGATGAGAAACCTTAGCctcattgatgattattctcgcaTAGTCTTCCACAACACAGGCTCAATGGAATGGCTATGCATTAGAATAAACTTTCTTTTCAACCTCGTTTTCTTCCTTGCTCTGATCATCTTGGTGAGCCTTCCCAGGTCAGCTATTGATCCCA GCTTGGCAGGGCTGGCAGCTACCTATGGTCTGAACCTGAATGTTCTTCAGGCTTGGGTTATATGGAACCTATGCAATGTTGAGAACAAAATGATATCAGTTGAAAGAATTCTTCAATTTACTGACATACCCAGTGAAGCTCCCTTAGAGATTGAAGATAGTAAGCCAAAGCCTGATTGGCCAATGGATGGAAGAATTGAATTAGTGAGCCTTTGTGTCCAATACAGTCCTGTTCTCCCTATGGTTCTCAAATCTATAACTTGCACTTTCCCAGGGGGGAAGAAAATTGGTGTTGTGGGCAGAACAGGGAGTGGAAAGTCTACTTTGATTCAAGCTCTTTTTAGGGTGATTGAGCCCTCTGGAGGAAAGATTCTTATTGATGGACTGGATATTTCCAAGATAGGTTTGCGAGATTTGAGGTCTAGGCTAGGTATAATTCCTCAAGACCCCACATTGTTTCAAGGAACTGTGAGGAATAATCTGGATCCTTTGCAAGAACACTCAGATCATGAAATCTGGGAG GTTCTCAACAAGTGCCGCCTTGCTGATATAGTGAAGCAGGATCAAAGGCTTCTCGAAGCACCAG TTGCTGAAGATGGTGAAAACTGGAGTGTCGGGCAGAGGCAGCTTGTTTGTCTGGCTAGAGTGCTTCTAAAGAAGAGAAGAATTTTGGTATTGGATGAGGCCACGGCTTCCATTGATACAGCAACAGACAATATCATTCAGGGGACGATAAGAGAAGAAACAAGTAGATGCACAGTCATCACAGTGGCGCATCGAATACCTACTGTCATTGACAATGACTTGGTTTTGGTTCTTGATGAAG GGAAGGTGGTAGAGTATGACTCCCCTGAGCAGTTGCGCAAGGACAATTCTTCTTCATTTTCGAAGTTGGTTGCAGAATTCTCAAGGAGATCATCAACAAGAAACCAACATAGAAATTATCTTGACCGGAGAAGATATTAA